A single genomic interval of Caballeronia sp. NK8 harbors:
- a CDS encoding efflux RND transporter periplasmic adaptor subunit produces the protein MPRRGRNWLRYVIIAAILLALAAVALRLTGPQAVETATVTSVYPSQSYTLLNATGYVVPQRKAAVASKGQGRVEWLGVLEGTVVKEGQIIARLESNDVAASLAQALAQVKVARANLELQRAEMKNAEVDLRRFKILAPQGAIPATQYDAALARFDKAQASINSDQAAIVAALANAQAAQVAVDQTVIRAPFDGVVLEKHANVGDNITPFSSASDSKGAVVTIADMKTLEVEADVAESNISRIAVEQPCEIQLDALPDVRFAGRVSRIVPTVDRSKATVLVKIRFVERDARVLPEMSAKVAFLSKPVPPEEKKAVVAVQPSAVVTRDGKKVVYVIEHDTARQVPVTTGERIGDLLAVQGVKPGDVLVLSPGDKIKDGAKVTLAKK, from the coding sequence ATGCCGCGACGCGGGCGCAACTGGCTTCGTTACGTCATCATCGCCGCGATTCTGCTCGCGCTCGCTGCCGTGGCGCTTCGTCTCACCGGCCCGCAAGCGGTGGAGACCGCCACCGTCACTTCCGTCTATCCTTCGCAGAGTTATACGCTGCTCAACGCCACCGGTTATGTCGTGCCGCAGCGCAAGGCGGCGGTCGCGTCGAAGGGGCAGGGCCGCGTCGAATGGCTCGGCGTGCTCGAAGGCACGGTGGTGAAGGAAGGCCAGATCATCGCGCGGCTGGAGAGTAATGACGTCGCCGCGTCGCTTGCGCAGGCGCTGGCGCAGGTGAAGGTCGCGCGGGCCAACCTGGAACTGCAGCGCGCCGAGATGAAAAACGCCGAAGTTGATCTGCGGCGCTTCAAGATTCTCGCCCCGCAGGGCGCGATTCCCGCGACGCAGTACGACGCCGCGCTCGCCCGCTTCGACAAGGCCCAGGCGTCGATCAACAGCGATCAGGCCGCGATCGTCGCCGCGCTCGCCAATGCGCAGGCCGCGCAAGTGGCCGTCGATCAGACGGTGATCCGCGCGCCCTTCGACGGCGTCGTGCTGGAAAAACACGCGAACGTCGGCGACAACATCACGCCGTTCTCGTCGGCGTCGGACAGCAAGGGCGCGGTCGTCACCATCGCGGATATGAAAACGCTCGAAGTCGAAGCCGATGTCGCCGAATCGAACATTTCGCGCATCGCCGTCGAGCAGCCGTGCGAAATCCAGCTCGACGCGCTGCCCGACGTGCGTTTCGCGGGCCGCGTGTCGCGCATCGTGCCGACGGTCGATCGTTCCAAGGCCACCGTGCTCGTGAAGATACGCTTCGTCGAGCGCGACGCGCGCGTGCTGCCCGAGATGTCCGCGAAGGTCGCGTTTCTCTCGAAGCCCGTGCCGCCCGAGGAGAAGAAGGCGGTCGTCGCGGTGCAGCCCAGCGCGGTCGTAACTCGTGATGGCAAAAAGGTGGTCTACGTGATCGAGCACGACACCGCGCGCCAAGTGCCGGTGACGACGGGCGAGCGCATCGGCGATCTTCTCGCCGTGCAGGGCGTGAAACCCGGCGACGTGCTCGTGCTGTCGCCCGGCGACAAGATCAAGGACGGCGCCAAGGTCACCTTGGCGAAGAAATAG
- a CDS encoding GFA family protein, protein MNPTILKGACHCGAVTFEADTPPEPAVRCNCSLCRRRGAVMSPPFTRDRLRILSGEHELALYEFNTQVAKHFFCKRCGIYTFHQTRSNPDMWRVNLGCIDGVDAYSLDAPVADGASHSVVGKP, encoded by the coding sequence ATGAACCCGACCATCCTGAAAGGCGCATGCCATTGCGGCGCGGTCACCTTCGAAGCCGATACGCCGCCCGAGCCTGCCGTGCGCTGCAATTGCAGCCTGTGCAGGCGGCGCGGCGCGGTGATGTCGCCGCCGTTCACCAGGGACCGGCTGCGCATTCTTTCAGGCGAGCATGAACTCGCGTTGTACGAGTTCAACACGCAGGTCGCGAAGCATTTCTTCTGCAAACGCTGTGGAATTTACACATTCCATCAGACGCGATCGAATCCGGACATGTGGCGCGTGAACCTCGGCTGCATCGACGGCGTCGACGCGTATTCGCTCGACGCGCCCGTCGCGGACGGCGCGAGCCACTCCGTCGTCGGAAAGCCATAG
- a CDS encoding DUF3592 domain-containing protein yields the protein MIGSPGMREIRHKPKRRINWFSIFIGAVVLSFAVESEWYNLKFYARSTVTLGEVMELNAGRFHPRVEFMTDKGERLSFAGSSEYPVQVGDRLEVRYLRSDPHIGPVVNQMPNLFDFLPAVIGIAFMIAGLLGVSLFRFKPRDDISETK from the coding sequence ATGATCGGCTCTCCCGGAATGCGTGAGATACGACACAAACCCAAAAGGCGCATCAATTGGTTTTCAATTTTCATTGGTGCCGTGGTTCTCTCATTTGCTGTTGAATCGGAGTGGTACAACCTCAAATTCTACGCGCGTTCTACCGTGACACTCGGTGAGGTAATGGAACTTAATGCTGGCAGATTTCATCCTCGAGTTGAGTTCATGACTGACAAGGGGGAGCGCCTGTCCTTTGCTGGCAGTAGTGAATACCCGGTGCAGGTCGGCGATCGCCTCGAAGTTCGCTACTTACGAAGCGATCCGCATATCGGCCCAGTGGTGAATCAAATGCCTAATCTGTTCGACTTTCTACCCGCTGTGATCGGCATTGCTTTTATGATTGCTGGCCTATTGGGTGTATCCCTCTTTCGCTTCAAGCCGCGAGATGACATATCCGAGACAAAGTAA
- a CDS encoding type VI secretion system tube protein Hcp has protein sequence MSDILVTIAGIKGDSLDAFHPGAIEAHAWHWKVQQSPGALCTPDGRGQRGAVSDLVFTHAVDRASPNLAAYCWKGQYISEIKLICRKAGGVPHEYLLYTMQGAMITKCQPIGGIGGTIEEVSIRFVRMKIEFVEQNALGGKGGTITTVIDLS, from the coding sequence ATGTCCGATATCCTGGTGACGATCGCCGGCATCAAAGGCGATTCGCTTGACGCCTTCCATCCCGGAGCCATCGAAGCGCATGCATGGCACTGGAAAGTCCAGCAATCGCCTGGCGCCCTATGTACCCCGGACGGAAGAGGGCAAAGGGGCGCGGTAAGTGATCTGGTATTCACCCATGCGGTCGATAGAGCCAGTCCGAACCTGGCTGCCTATTGCTGGAAGGGACAATACATTTCCGAAATAAAGCTCATATGCCGTAAGGCGGGCGGAGTGCCTCACGAATATCTTCTTTATACGATGCAGGGCGCCATGATTACCAAGTGCCAGCCAATCGGAGGGATTGGAGGGACGATAGAAGAGGTATCGATTCGGTTTGTCCGCATGAAAATTGAATTTGTCGAGCAGAATGCGCTCGGCGGCAAGGGCGGGACCATAACCACTGTTATAGACTTGAGTTGA
- a CDS encoding ABC transporter ATP-binding protein has product MSAPTLVEISHVAKSYRRGAQTVPVLTDITLSIARGNFVALMGPSGSGKSTLLNLIAGIDRPDSGELRVGGLDITRLPEAALADWRAANVGFIFQFYNLMPVLSAFENVELPLMLTRLSRHERRERVAMVLDMVNMADRMSHYPSELSGGQQQRVAIARALITDPTLIVADEPTGDLDRNSAADVLAMLQRLNDKLGKTIIMVTHDAHAAGAAKALVHLEKGELIDGTRP; this is encoded by the coding sequence GTGAGCGCGCCGACTCTGGTGGAGATCAGCCACGTTGCGAAGTCGTATCGGCGTGGCGCGCAGACGGTACCGGTGCTGACCGACATCACGCTGTCCATCGCGCGAGGGAATTTCGTCGCGCTGATGGGCCCGTCCGGTTCCGGCAAGAGCACGCTGCTCAATCTGATCGCGGGCATCGACCGGCCCGACAGCGGCGAGCTGCGCGTAGGCGGCCTCGATATCACGCGCCTGCCCGAAGCCGCGCTCGCGGACTGGCGCGCGGCGAACGTCGGCTTCATCTTCCAGTTCTATAACCTGATGCCGGTGCTGTCCGCGTTCGAGAACGTCGAATTGCCGCTGATGCTCACGCGTCTGTCGCGCCACGAACGGCGCGAGCGTGTCGCGATGGTGCTCGACATGGTCAACATGGCCGACCGCATGAGCCATTATCCGTCGGAGCTGTCGGGCGGGCAGCAGCAGCGCGTCGCGATCGCGCGGGCGCTGATCACCGATCCGACGCTGATCGTCGCCGACGAACCGACCGGCGATCTCGACCGCAACTCCGCCGCCGATGTTCTCGCGATGCTGCAACGTCTGAACGACAAGCTCGGCAAGACCATCATCATGGTGACGCACGACGCGCACGCGGCCGGTGCGGCGAAGGCGCTGGTGCATCTGGAGAAGGGAGAGTTGATCGATGGCACCAGGCCATAA
- a CDS encoding ABC transporter permease — protein sequence MAIPVSYVARNLWARRLTTMLTAGGLALVVFVFATVLMLDAGLKKTLVSTGERDNVVVIRKGAETEIQSAIDRNQANVMEMHPSVAMNGDGAPLASKETVVLISLTKLGTNTPANVVIRGVSPMGVELRPQVKLTAGRMFRRGSSEIIVGSSIAKGFGGTRIGDHLRFAQRDWTVVGHFDAGGSGFDSEIWGDVDQLMQSFRRTSYSSMVVRLARSDAFERFKADIDVDPRLADEAKREQVFYGDQSKALSTFINILGITLSSIFSIAAMIGAMITMYASVANRVAEIGTLRALGFKRFDVLGAFLLEALLLGLVGGVAGLCCAALMQFASFSTTNFQTFADLSFRFILTPSVVAQTLGFSLVMGLIGGFLPALRASRMNIVEALRAR from the coding sequence ATGGCCATCCCCGTTTCCTATGTCGCACGCAATCTCTGGGCACGCCGTCTCACGACGATGCTGACCGCCGGCGGCCTCGCGCTCGTCGTGTTCGTGTTCGCGACCGTGCTGATGCTCGATGCGGGCCTCAAGAAGACGCTCGTTTCCACGGGCGAACGCGACAACGTGGTCGTGATCCGCAAGGGCGCGGAAACGGAGATTCAGAGCGCGATCGACCGCAATCAGGCGAACGTGATGGAGATGCATCCTTCGGTCGCGATGAACGGCGACGGCGCACCGCTCGCATCGAAGGAAACCGTGGTGCTGATCTCGCTCACCAAGCTCGGCACGAACACGCCCGCAAACGTGGTGATTCGCGGTGTCTCGCCGATGGGCGTCGAACTGCGTCCGCAGGTGAAGCTCACGGCGGGGCGCATGTTCAGGCGCGGATCGTCGGAAATCATCGTGGGCAGCAGCATCGCGAAGGGTTTCGGCGGCACGCGCATCGGCGATCATCTGCGCTTCGCGCAGCGCGACTGGACGGTGGTCGGCCACTTCGATGCGGGCGGCAGCGGCTTCGATTCGGAAATATGGGGCGACGTCGATCAGTTGATGCAGTCGTTCCGTCGCACGAGCTATTCGTCGATGGTCGTGCGGCTCGCGCGCAGCGACGCGTTCGAGCGCTTCAAAGCCGATATCGACGTGGACCCTCGTCTCGCCGACGAAGCCAAGCGCGAGCAGGTCTTCTACGGCGATCAGTCGAAAGCGCTGTCGACCTTCATCAATATTCTCGGCATTACGTTGTCGAGCATCTTCTCGATTGCGGCGATGATCGGCGCGATGATCACGATGTACGCGTCGGTGGCGAATCGCGTTGCTGAAATCGGGACATTGCGGGCGCTCGGCTTCAAGCGCTTCGACGTGCTCGGCGCGTTCCTGCTTGAAGCGTTGCTGCTCGGGCTCGTCGGCGGGGTGGCCGGGCTGTGTTGCGCCGCGCTCATGCAGTTCGCTTCGTTTTCGACGACCAATTTTCAGACGTTTGCGGATCTGTCGTTCCGGTTCATTCTGACCCCTTCGGTGGTGGCGCAGACGCTTGGGTTCTCGCTCGTGATGGGATTGATCGGCGGGTTTCTGCCGGCGTTGCGGGCTTCCAGAATGAATATCGTCGAGGCGTTGCGGGCGCGATGA
- a CDS encoding ABC transporter permease, which produces MFVLKLILRNALRHKLRTTLTVLGLTIAVLAYGLLHTVVDAWYAGASAASNARLVTRNAISLVFPLPLAYENRIRGVDGVTLVARSNWFGGIYRDPKNFFAQFAVSDNYLDLYPEFILSEQARADYRRDRKGALIGRQLADQYGFKVGDVIPLKGTIYPGTWDFVVRGIMEGRDESTITRQLIFHYDYLNETIRKTTKRTVDQVGVYVVGIKDPDEAAAVSRNIDNVFKNSLAETLTETEQAFQLGFVAMSNQIIAAIRVVSYVVILIIMAVMANAMAMSARERTTEYATLKALGFGPGFLSMLVFGESMAICAIGGGIGILATPPMAEVFKHATGGVFPVFMVSHETMLLQAACAFVVAMAAAIVPAVQASRVRIVEGLRAIG; this is translated from the coding sequence ATGTTCGTGCTCAAGCTGATCCTGCGCAACGCGCTGCGTCACAAGCTGCGCACCACGCTGACGGTGCTCGGCCTCACCATCGCCGTGCTCGCCTATGGCCTGCTGCATACGGTCGTGGATGCGTGGTATGCGGGCGCATCGGCGGCATCGAACGCGCGGCTCGTCACGCGCAACGCGATCTCGCTCGTGTTTCCGCTGCCGCTCGCGTACGAGAATCGCATCCGCGGCGTCGACGGCGTGACGCTCGTCGCGCGCTCGAACTGGTTCGGCGGCATCTATCGCGATCCGAAGAACTTCTTCGCGCAGTTCGCCGTGTCGGACAACTACCTCGATCTGTATCCCGAGTTCATCCTCTCCGAGCAGGCGCGCGCGGACTACCGGCGCGATCGCAAGGGCGCGCTCATCGGCCGGCAGCTCGCGGATCAATACGGCTTCAAGGTCGGTGACGTCATTCCGCTCAAGGGCACGATCTATCCGGGAACGTGGGACTTCGTCGTGCGCGGCATCATGGAAGGGCGCGACGAATCGACCATCACGCGGCAACTCATCTTTCACTACGACTATCTGAACGAGACGATCCGCAAGACGACCAAACGCACCGTCGATCAGGTCGGCGTGTACGTGGTCGGCATCAAGGACCCGGACGAAGCCGCGGCCGTGTCGCGCAACATCGACAACGTCTTCAAGAACTCGCTCGCCGAAACGCTCACCGAAACGGAGCAGGCGTTTCAACTCGGCTTCGTCGCGATGTCGAATCAGATCATCGCGGCGATACGCGTCGTGTCCTATGTAGTGATCCTGATCATCATGGCCGTGATGGCAAACGCGATGGCCATGAGCGCGCGCGAGCGCACCACCGAATACGCGACGCTCAAGGCACTCGGCTTCGGTCCGGGCTTCCTCTCGATGCTCGTATTCGGCGAATCGATGGCGATCTGCGCGATCGGCGGCGGCATCGGCATTCTGGCCACGCCGCCGATGGCCGAAGTATTCAAGCACGCAACGGGCGGCGTGTTCCCGGTCTTCATGGTGTCGCACGAGACCATGCTCCTGCAGGCTGCGTGCGCCTTCGTCGTCGCGATGGCGGCGGCGATCGTGCCGGCGGTGCAGGCGAGCCGCGTGCGTATCGTCGAAGGCCTGCGGGCGATCGGCTGA
- a CDS encoding tautomerase family protein has protein sequence MPLVRISLVKGKPRDHIHAISNSVHEALVEAFKVPADDRFQLIQQHDREDFIYDPGYLGVERSDDLVFIHITASDWRDLATKKAFYKTLAAKLAASPGLRPEDVLIVLAPNRREDWSFGRGLAQYVEDAA, from the coding sequence ATGCCACTCGTCAGAATATCGCTAGTAAAAGGCAAGCCACGCGACCACATCCACGCGATTTCAAACAGCGTCCACGAGGCACTCGTCGAAGCCTTTAAGGTCCCCGCCGACGACCGCTTCCAGTTGATCCAGCAGCACGACCGCGAAGATTTCATTTACGATCCGGGCTATCTGGGCGTGGAACGAAGCGACGATCTCGTGTTCATCCACATCACCGCGAGCGACTGGCGTGACCTTGCAACCAAAAAGGCGTTCTACAAAACGCTGGCCGCGAAGCTCGCGGCATCGCCCGGCCTGCGGCCTGAAGACGTGCTGATCGTGCTCGCGCCGAATCGCCGCGAAGACTGGTCGTTCGGACGCGGACTCGCGCAGTATGTGGAGGACGCAGCCTGA
- a CDS encoding alkaline phosphatase family protein, with product MAQKPPHGPDAVRRRLLAALASSAMLSACGGGGSDDDSGTETPTSTIGDIPPDRANLPRPALPAPATSGIDHIVLVTMENRSFDHMLGWVPGVEGVQAGRQFTDAFGATQPTFALSANPAFGFQSCQFADPDHEYDAGRTHLANGAMNGFLLTPDTNKTRGDLLPIGYFTGNDLDFYRQAVTQYTVCDYYMSGILSDTFPNRVYLHSGETDRLKDTLDTSSLSTIWDRLDAKNVSSKYYFHDVPFTALYGTRYVGRSKLFAEFLSDAAAGNLPSFCMVDPSFGGEANGTSNDDHPHADVRNGQALLGQIYEALRTSPNWSTTLMIIVYDEWGGFFEHVAPPVKSLSAAEQQLGNDGRLGFRVPCMLLGPRVRANNVARYPFDPSSIHQLIAWRFGLDPLGVRASDPTTFNMAYALDLSDAPRTDAPALTVAQGPFGLACSNTPATGSGIGTVDNSRTAKAAEGASQTPTPGGRFADLRTKAMALGFPSE from the coding sequence ATGGCTCAGAAACCCCCACACGGACCCGACGCGGTACGCCGCCGCCTGCTTGCCGCGCTCGCCAGCTCGGCCATGCTGTCTGCGTGCGGCGGCGGTGGCAGCGACGACGACTCCGGCACTGAGACGCCGACGAGCACCATCGGCGACATTCCCCCCGATCGCGCGAATTTGCCGCGTCCTGCGTTACCCGCGCCGGCGACCTCGGGCATCGATCACATCGTGCTCGTCACGATGGAGAACCGCTCCTTCGATCACATGCTCGGCTGGGTTCCCGGCGTGGAAGGCGTGCAGGCGGGCAGGCAGTTCACCGACGCATTCGGTGCAACGCAACCGACATTCGCGCTGTCCGCCAATCCGGCCTTCGGCTTTCAGAGCTGTCAGTTCGCGGACCCCGATCACGAATACGACGCCGGCCGCACGCATCTCGCGAACGGCGCGATGAACGGCTTTCTGCTCACGCCCGACACGAACAAGACGCGCGGCGATCTGCTGCCGATCGGTTACTTCACGGGCAACGACCTCGATTTCTATCGCCAGGCGGTGACGCAATACACCGTCTGCGATTACTACATGAGCGGCATTCTCTCCGATACGTTTCCGAACCGCGTCTATCTGCATAGTGGCGAGACGGACCGCCTGAAAGACACGCTCGACACATCGTCGCTATCGACGATCTGGGATCGTCTCGACGCGAAGAACGTGTCGTCGAAGTACTACTTCCACGACGTTCCGTTCACGGCGCTCTACGGCACGCGCTATGTCGGGCGCTCGAAACTTTTCGCCGAGTTCCTGTCCGATGCGGCGGCAGGCAATCTGCCGTCGTTCTGCATGGTCGATCCGAGTTTTGGCGGCGAGGCGAACGGCACCTCCAACGACGACCATCCGCATGCCGACGTGCGCAATGGTCAGGCGCTGCTCGGGCAAATCTACGAAGCGCTGCGCACCAGCCCGAACTGGAGCACGACGCTCATGATCATCGTCTACGACGAGTGGGGCGGCTTCTTCGAGCACGTCGCGCCGCCGGTCAAGTCGCTGTCGGCGGCGGAACAGCAGCTCGGCAACGATGGCCGCCTCGGCTTTCGCGTGCCCTGCATGCTGCTCGGGCCGCGCGTGCGCGCGAACAACGTGGCGCGCTATCCGTTCGATCCGAGCTCGATTCATCAACTGATCGCGTGGCGCTTCGGGCTCGATCCGCTGGGCGTGCGCGCGAGCGATCCGACGACGTTCAACATGGCCTACGCGCTCGACCTGAGCGACGCGCCGCGCACCGATGCGCCAGCGCTCACGGTGGCGCAAGGACCGTTCGGCCTCGCATGCTCCAACACGCCCGCGACCGGATCGGGAATCGGCACTGTCGACAATTCGCGGACGGCGAAAGCAGCGGAGGGCGCATCGCAGACGCCGACGCCGGGCGGTCGTTTTGCAGATTTGCGCACCAAGGCGATGGCGCTCGGATTTCCCTCCGAATGA
- a CDS encoding tartrate dehydrogenase: MKTYRIATIPGDGIGKEVVPAGQQVLEALARSTQNFAFDFENFDWGADYYRQHGVMMPDNGLDAIRDKDAILFGSAGDPDVPDHITLWGLRLKICQGLDQYANVRPTRILPGIDGPLKRCEREDLNWVIVRENSEGEYSGVGGRVHQGHPIEAATDVSILTRAGVERIMRFAFKLAQSRPRKLLTVITKSNAQRHAMVMWDEIALEISKEFPDVKWDKELVDAATARMVNRPATLDTIVATNLHADILSDLAAALAGSLGIAPTGNIDPERRYPSMFEPIHGSAFDIMGKGLANPIGTFWSLVMLLEHLGEFEAAKRVMAAVEAVTADPSLHTGDLGGKATTAQVTAAVCASVERVEAAAA, encoded by the coding sequence ATGAAGACGTATCGCATCGCTACCATTCCCGGCGACGGCATCGGCAAGGAAGTCGTGCCCGCGGGCCAGCAAGTCCTCGAAGCGCTGGCACGCAGCACGCAAAATTTTGCATTCGATTTCGAGAATTTCGACTGGGGTGCCGACTACTACCGCCAGCACGGCGTGATGATGCCCGACAATGGTCTGGACGCGATCCGCGATAAAGACGCGATCCTATTCGGCTCCGCCGGCGATCCGGACGTGCCCGATCACATCACGCTGTGGGGCCTGCGCCTGAAGATCTGCCAGGGCCTCGACCAGTACGCCAACGTGCGCCCGACGCGCATCCTGCCTGGCATCGACGGGCCGCTCAAGCGCTGCGAACGCGAAGACCTGAACTGGGTGATCGTGCGCGAAAACTCGGAAGGCGAATATTCGGGCGTCGGCGGCCGCGTGCATCAGGGTCATCCGATCGAAGCCGCGACCGATGTGTCGATCCTCACGCGCGCCGGTGTCGAACGCATTATGCGTTTTGCATTCAAACTCGCGCAGTCGCGTCCCCGCAAGCTGCTGACCGTCATCACGAAGAGCAACGCGCAGCGCCACGCGATGGTCATGTGGGACGAGATCGCGCTGGAGATCTCGAAGGAATTTCCGGACGTGAAGTGGGACAAGGAACTCGTCGATGCCGCCACCGCGCGCATGGTCAATCGTCCGGCGACGCTCGACACCATCGTCGCGACCAACCTGCATGCGGACATCCTGAGCGATCTGGCCGCGGCGCTCGCGGGCAGCCTCGGCATCGCGCCGACGGGCAATATCGATCCGGAACGCCGCTATCCGTCGATGTTCGAACCGATTCACGGTTCGGCGTTCGACATCATGGGCAAGGGTCTCGCCAATCCGATCGGCACGTTCTGGTCGCTCGTGATGCTGCTCGAACACCTCGGTGAATTCGAGGCCGCGAAGCGCGTGATGGCCGCGGTGGAGGCGGTGACCGCTGATCCGTCGTTGCATACCGGCGATCTCGGCGGCAAGGCGACGACCGCGCAAGTGACGGCGGCGGTGTGCGCGTCCGTCGAGCGTGTGGAGGCCGCTGCGGCTTGA
- a CDS encoding transporter: MRRQLSPRQRRRHGRLRTLVVAAAALLGAGSASATEGALGRPVAGTSVLSGVGIVPSDPVWIANLQTVYLDGSISSNRQVPIAGQRSLGLEGELSLTLASLLKVWGSYGGWAFASGITLPYVWEKVSGTFAVGQLNRTTSDRASNLYDMLFTPIEAGYHFSETDHIALSFNIWAPTGNYEAGALANPSLNNWTFVPQIAYTKLVPRYGLEFDAVMGLQFYTKNTATNYQNAPLFTLDVMGLKKFANGFGMGIVMGTVQQLGHDTGPTADRLDGFVGHDFTVGPIVTYDTKLGGKAPLSASLRWVPSVTSTNRLKSTKTFMATATLVF, translated from the coding sequence ATGAGACGTCAGTTGAGCCCACGACAGCGCAGGCGGCATGGACGCCTGCGAACCCTGGTCGTGGCGGCGGCCGCGCTGCTCGGTGCGGGCAGCGCGTCGGCGACGGAAGGCGCGCTCGGGCGGCCCGTAGCGGGAACGAGCGTGCTGTCCGGCGTGGGCATCGTGCCGAGCGATCCGGTGTGGATCGCGAACTTGCAGACGGTCTACCTCGATGGCTCGATCAGCAGCAACCGGCAAGTGCCGATCGCGGGCCAGCGCTCGCTCGGTCTGGAAGGAGAACTGTCGCTCACGCTCGCGAGCCTGCTGAAGGTGTGGGGCAGTTACGGCGGCTGGGCGTTCGCGTCGGGCATTACGCTGCCCTACGTGTGGGAGAAGGTGTCGGGCACTTTCGCCGTCGGCCAGCTCAACCGCACGACGAGCGATCGCGCGTCGAATCTCTACGACATGCTCTTCACGCCGATCGAGGCCGGCTACCATTTCTCGGAGACTGATCACATCGCGCTGTCCTTCAACATCTGGGCGCCGACCGGCAACTATGAAGCGGGCGCGCTGGCGAATCCGAGTCTCAACAACTGGACCTTCGTGCCGCAGATCGCCTACACGAAGCTCGTGCCTAGATACGGCCTCGAATTCGATGCGGTGATGGGCTTGCAGTTCTACACGAAGAACACCGCGACGAACTATCAGAACGCGCCGCTGTTCACGCTCGATGTGATGGGCCTGAAGAAGTTCGCGAACGGCTTCGGCATGGGCATCGTGATGGGCACGGTGCAGCAGCTGGGCCACGACACCGGCCCGACCGCTGATCGGCTCGACGGCTTCGTCGGACACGACTTCACGGTCGGCCCGATCGTCACGTACGACACCAAGCTCGGCGGCAAGGCGCCACTGTCCGCGAGCCTGCGCTGGGTGCCTTCGGTCACGAGCACCAACCGGCTCAAGAGCACAAAGACCTTCATGGCGACGGCTACGCTGGTGTTCTGA